The DNA region GGGAGTGGTTCGACGGTGGTTGGATGCTGCGTCACTGGTACGACTACGGGTTCCATTCCGCTTTCTGAAGTGACAGCAGTTTTTCTACGATTTCTGGATGTTCGCTGGCAACGTCGTTCTCTTCCAACGGGTCCGCCGCGAGGTTGAAAAGCGCCGTTGCGGAGGGGACCGACGAAAACGGACGATCGGGGTTCACCGGACCGGGGGCAATCAGCTTCCACTGGCCATCGATCACCACTTGAGCAATGAGGCTCTTCTCGGGCGCGTCCAGGTCGGCGATGTCGTGGGTGTACGACTCGACGAAGACGGTTTGACGTGCTTGCATCGCTTCGCGATCCGTCAGGTTCAACCCGGCCAGGCTCTCGCTTCTTGCGACGCCGGTGGCGTCCAGAATCGTGGGAACAAAATCTATGATGTGGGCCAGTGTGGCGTCGTCGCGCGCGGGCGCCACTTTTCCGGGCCAGCGTACGAACATCGGAGTGCGGATGCCGAGCTCGTAGGGCGACAGCTTGGCGCGGGCCTTGGACTGGCCGTGCTTGCCGTCCCAGCCGTTGTCCGCGAGATACAAGACGACGGTGTTCTCTTTGAGCCCATGCTCTTCCAGGTACTGGTCCAGCTGCCCGCAGGTTTGGTCAAACCACTCCACCATTGCGTAGTACTTCTCCGCAGCGGGCGTCGGACCCCTGCCCCGGTACGCGTCAAGGATCTCCTTGGGCGGGGTATGCGGCACGTGGGGCATGAACGGTGCGTACCACACGAAGAACGGCGCCTTCTGCTTTTGAGCGGCGTCGATGAACTCGAAGATGGGCTCCATGCCCTGGCGTCCGATGCCCAGTCCGGCGTCGCCGTGGCGTCCGGCGGTATCGGTCATCCCGTGGGTAAAGCCCGCGTCTGCATAGGTGACGTTCCACAGTTTGCCCGTTTGCAGGGTCAAGTAGCCCGCATCGGTGAGCATCTTGGGCAGCAATGTGGGGCTGCTGAGTAGCTGCTCGGCCAGCTCGCCGCGTTGACCGCGGCTCGAGCGATTGTCGGAGAGGTCGTTTCCAGTAATCCGGTGCTCGTGGGGAAGTTTGCCGGTCAGCAGGCACGCCAGCGACGGCGAGCAAACGGGCATGACGTAGCCGCGCGTGTACAGCAGGCTCTCACCCGCCATTCGGTCCAGGTTGGGCGTCTGAACCTCTTCATTGCCCATGAAGCCGTAGTCCGGGAATCCTTGGTCATCGGAAATGATGAGGATCACGTTAGGCCGCGTCGGGGTCTCCCCCTGCCCACGGCCAACCCAAGAGAGCAGGATCACAGCCGTCCATATCAGAAAGGGGGTCTTCATCTATGCAGCCTTGGAAGGGAGTTGAACGCCGTAGGGGGCATATGTCGGACACCGGGGATCGCCCCCGAGAAGGCGCACGAATCACTCCGTTATGAGTTTACGCGCCCTAGCAAGAACTTCTTCGCTTCCGCCCGTCTTTATCACCCTGCTGGAAGCTTTGGCGGCGGCGTCCGGATAGGTTAGTGCGATCGCCTCGGCGATCGCAAGTACCGACTCGCTTGCCTGCTTACCCAGTCGATCCTCGGCGAGCTCGGCCGTCGCCAATTCAAGCGCCGCGACGGAGGGGATCCGCTCGAGAACTTGAATGGCGAGCAGCCTCTCTTCGTCCCGACTGGCGACCCGTAGTGCGGAGCGGCACATCGCCAGCCGCTCGCTCTCGGGGACGGCAAACTGCCGCGCGATCCGTAGGTAGCCGCGTAGCGCCCGCACGGCGTAATGGTTGTCGGAGTCCGCGACACGCAGGAGCGCTGGCGCCGCGTCTGCGCTCGGCCAGTTGCCTAGCACACGCGTCGCCTCGTTTTGAGCACTCTGGTCTTGCTTCTCGGCGATGGCAACCACGCTCTCCAGCGCTCGCGGCCCACCGACGACTGCAAGCACGTCGAGCAGGTAGCCAATCTGGTCGCCTGTTGCGACGTCGATCTGATCCGCGACGGCGGCAGCAGCGGCCTCCCGATCGGAGACACGCGAGGCGGCCGCCAACGACGCTTGCCGAGCAAGCCGGCGTTCTTTGGGAGATTGTGCCCCGATGGCGAGCTCCAGCAGAGGCGGAAGCGTATCGCCGACCGCGAGTCGGCCTGCGGCTTCGAGCGCCGCAACGCGGGTGGCGCTGTCTTTGGCGGATCGTGCTGATTGGATAATCGCGTGGGCCCCCTCGATGATGCGTCTTTGCCCGATCAGTTCCGCGGCAATGGCCCGAGAATCGCTGGAACCATCCCGGAGCATGACTACGATGGCGCGATCGACCCCCTCGTCGTCCATCTCCGCGAGTGCTTCTCGAGCGACCTGGCTGAACTGATTATCCTGATGGGCTAGACGCATCAGCAGCGGTGCGTCCGAAGCGTCTCCAAGGACGCCGAGCGACTTGATCCCTTCGACTCGCACCGCCGCGATGTCGCTTCTAGCTGCCGTTCGCGCAGACTCGGCGGCAGACCGCTCACCCATGCCGCGCAGCGCGCGAAGGATCTGCACCTGGCGTTCAGGCTGGTCCTGGTCGATCGCATCGGCCAGCAGCTTGGCGCCATTGTCGACCCCGCCTTCCACCACTGCCTGCAAGCCGATGGTGAACTTCCAGTCTTCGTCTCTGGCAAGCAGCGACTTGGCTAGCGATGCAGCCTGATTAGGCTCGCTGTAGCGAACGCGGCCCAAGAC from Pirellulimonas nuda includes:
- a CDS encoding HEAT repeat domain-containing protein, producing MNRSITSYALLVAFVASHAQPAAAAEQIDEAPLLKIIRSQDASDHDRAVACQQLAIVGSSRAVPDLEALLTDKHFSHYARYALQNIPSADAGDALRRALDQVQGDQLVGVINSIAARQDRDAVEQLVALSKSSNQKVSAAAVAALVHIDLDRAASLLASVDPKSRVQLADVLLSCAYRLADRGRGPAALALLDCLEGADATRQARAAAVLGRVRYSEPNQAASLAKSLLARDEDWKFTIGLQAVVEGGVDNGAKLLADAIDQDQPERQVQILRALRGMGERSAAESARTAARSDIAAVRVEGIKSLGVLGDASDAPLLMRLAHQDNQFSQVAREALAEMDDEGVDRAIVVMLRDGSSDSRAIAAELIGQRRIIEGAHAIIQSARSAKDSATRVAALEAAGRLAVGDTLPPLLELAIGAQSPKERRLARQASLAAASRVSDREAAAAAVADQIDVATGDQIGYLLDVLAVVGGPRALESVVAIAEKQDQSAQNEATRVLGNWPSADAAPALLRVADSDNHYAVRALRGYLRIARQFAVPESERLAMCRSALRVASRDEERLLAIQVLERIPSVAALELATAELAEDRLGKQASESVLAIAEAIALTYPDAAAKASSRVIKTGGSEEVLARARKLITE
- a CDS encoding sulfatase family protein, with the translated sequence MILIISDDQGFPDYGFMGNEEVQTPNLDRMAGESLLYTRGYVMPVCSPSLACLLTGKLPHEHRITGNDLSDNRSSRGQRGELAEQLLSSPTLLPKMLTDAGYLTLQTGKLWNVTYADAGFTHGMTDTAGRHGDAGLGIGRQGMEPIFEFIDAAQKQKAPFFVWYAPFMPHVPHTPPKEILDAYRGRGPTPAAEKYYAMVEWFDQTCGQLDQYLEEHGLKENTVVLYLADNGWDGKHGQSKARAKLSPYELGIRTPMFVRWPGKVAPARDDATLAHIIDFVPTILDATGVARSESLAGLNLTDREAMQARQTVFVESYTHDIADLDAPEKSLIAQVVIDGQWKLIAPGPVNPDRPFSSVPSATALFNLAADPLEENDVASEHPEIVEKLLSLQKAEWNP